One window of Pseudomonas urmiensis genomic DNA carries:
- a CDS encoding response regulator: MIQAASMDQQSFRKLLSRNVGLPLGVGLLGAVAFVAVINYLLSAMQWVEHTDRVIGNANETVKLSIDMETGMRGFLITGDERFLDPYEVAKPRIFSSLESLREMVSDNPTQVERVNRLIALQRAWNDFGHEMIGLRRTQGDYQLALGNGRGKRITDEIRKEFDALVAAEQQLRQARNETVNTVTVTAISAFVLFIVALSGLLAYLGRRDLLALSDSYTENLQAQQRSAERLEHQAWLRNGQTQLAEQVLGQLTLPMLGDNILRFFATYLGSVVGALYVRNEHGQLLRVASYGLNAEEQARTQTLGSHDGLLGEAVRQARIVRLEQLPEDYFHLSSGLGSGLPRSALLMPSRDDGQINGVLELGFLRPLSERDQEMLERVAENVGMSIESARYRQRLQEVLAETQQLNEELQVQQEELKTANEELEEQSRVLKESQAHLETQQAELEQTNEQLSERTDALDRKNSELNQAQQELQARAEDLQRSSKYKSEFLANMSHELRTPLNSSLILAKLLAENGEGNLSEEQVKFADSIYSAGNDLLNLINDILDIAKVEAGKLEVRPETTQVERLVEGLRGMFQPLAADKGLDFQVQLEHPLPATLFTDRQRLEQILKNLLSNAIKFTERGQVSMTISQQAGLGIVFAVRDSGIGIAADQQQAIFGAFHQVDGTSNRRYGGTGLGLSISRDLAHLLGGQISVDSSPGQGSVFSLILPERYESDAEQVEVQTLRPAVDQLPPAPQLAAPAPVARHNFADDRELAPFSNRCILVIEDEPNFARILFDLAHELGYSCLAAQGADEGFQLAAQYLPDAILLDMRLPDHSGLTVLQRLKEQASTRHIPVHIISVEDRIEAAMHMGAVGYAVKPTSREQLKEVFARLEAKLTQKLKHILLVEDDDLQRESIARLIGDDDIEITAVAMAQDALELLRENIYDCMIIDLKLPDMLGNELLKRMTAEDIRSFPPVIVYTGRNLTREEETDLLKYSRSIIIKGARSPERLLDEVTLFLHKVESQLSNERQRMLKTARSRDKVFEGRKILLVDDDVRNIFALTSALEHKGAIVEIGRNGREALEQLDKHDDIDLVLMDVMMPEMDGYEATRLIRQQPRWRKLPIIAVTAKAMKDDQQRCLQAGANDYLAKPIDLDRLFSLIRVWLPQLERI, translated from the coding sequence ATGATTCAAGCAGCCTCGATGGACCAGCAAAGCTTTCGCAAGCTGTTGAGCCGCAACGTCGGCTTGCCTTTAGGGGTGGGCCTGCTAGGCGCCGTGGCCTTCGTCGCGGTGATCAACTACCTGCTCTCGGCCATGCAGTGGGTCGAGCACACCGACCGGGTGATCGGCAATGCCAATGAAACGGTCAAGCTGTCGATCGACATGGAAACCGGCATGCGCGGTTTTCTGATCACCGGCGATGAACGCTTCCTCGACCCTTATGAGGTGGCTAAACCGCGGATCTTCAGCAGCCTCGAAAGCCTGCGCGAGATGGTCTCGGACAACCCGACCCAGGTTGAGCGGGTTAATCGGCTGATCGCCCTGCAAAGAGCCTGGAATGATTTTGGCCATGAGATGATTGGCCTGCGCCGCACCCAGGGCGACTATCAACTGGCCCTTGGTAACGGTCGCGGCAAGCGGATCACCGACGAAATCCGTAAAGAATTCGACGCCTTGGTTGCAGCCGAACAGCAGCTGCGCCAGGCGCGTAACGAAACGGTCAATACGGTCACCGTGACCGCCATCAGCGCGTTCGTGCTGTTCATCGTTGCCTTGAGTGGCTTGTTGGCCTACCTGGGCCGTCGCGATCTGTTGGCGCTGTCTGATAGCTATACCGAGAACCTGCAAGCCCAGCAGCGTTCGGCTGAGCGCCTGGAACACCAGGCCTGGTTGCGCAACGGCCAGACGCAGCTGGCCGAACAGGTGCTGGGCCAGCTGACCCTGCCCATGCTCGGTGACAACATCTTGCGTTTCTTCGCCACTTATCTGGGCAGTGTGGTGGGCGCCCTCTATGTGCGTAACGAGCATGGCCAGCTGTTGCGAGTGGCCAGTTATGGCCTGAACGCCGAAGAGCAGGCCCGCACCCAGACCCTCGGCTCGCATGACGGCTTGCTGGGCGAGGCTGTACGCCAGGCGCGCATCGTGCGCCTCGAGCAGCTGCCCGAAGACTATTTTCATCTCAGTTCAGGGCTTGGCAGCGGCTTGCCACGCAGCGCGCTGCTGATGCCCAGCCGCGATGATGGCCAGATCAACGGCGTGCTCGAACTGGGCTTCCTGCGTCCGCTCAGCGAGCGTGACCAGGAGATGCTGGAGCGGGTCGCGGAAAACGTCGGCATGTCGATCGAGAGCGCCCGCTATCGCCAGCGCCTGCAAGAAGTGCTGGCCGAGACGCAACAGCTCAATGAAGAGTTGCAGGTCCAGCAGGAGGAGCTCAAGACCGCCAACGAAGAGTTGGAAGAACAGTCGCGGGTGCTCAAGGAGTCCCAGGCGCATCTGGAAACCCAGCAGGCCGAGCTTGAGCAGACCAACGAGCAACTGTCCGAGCGCACCGACGCCCTGGATCGCAAGAACAGCGAGCTCAACCAGGCCCAGCAAGAGCTGCAAGCGCGCGCCGAAGACCTGCAGCGCTCGAGCAAGTACAAGTCCGAGTTCCTCGCCAACATGTCGCACGAGCTGCGCACGCCGCTCAATAGCTCGCTGATCCTGGCCAAGCTGTTGGCTGAGAATGGCGAAGGCAACCTCAGCGAGGAGCAGGTCAAGTTCGCCGATTCGATCTATTCGGCCGGCAACGACCTGCTCAACCTGATCAATGACATCCTCGACATCGCCAAGGTCGAGGCCGGCAAACTCGAAGTGCGCCCCGAGACCACTCAGGTCGAGCGTCTGGTCGAGGGCCTGCGCGGCATGTTCCAGCCGCTGGCGGCCGACAAGGGCCTGGACTTCCAGGTGCAACTCGAGCATCCGTTGCCGGCGACCCTGTTCACTGACCGCCAGCGCCTGGAGCAGATTCTCAAGAACCTGCTGTCCAACGCCATCAAGTTCACCGAGCGCGGCCAAGTCAGCATGACCATCAGCCAGCAGGCCGGACTAGGCATTGTGTTCGCCGTACGCGACAGCGGCATTGGCATTGCTGCCGATCAACAGCAAGCGATCTTCGGCGCCTTCCACCAGGTCGACGGCACCAGCAACCGCCGCTATGGCGGCACGGGCCTGGGCCTGTCGATCTCGCGCGACTTGGCGCACCTGCTCGGGGGCCAGATCAGTGTCGACAGTAGCCCCGGACAAGGCAGCGTGTTCAGCTTGATCCTGCCCGAGCGCTATGAATCGGACGCTGAGCAGGTCGAAGTGCAAACCCTGCGTCCGGCCGTGGATCAACTGCCGCCGGCGCCACAGCTGGCGGCGCCGGCGCCGGTGGCCCGGCATAACTTTGCCGACGACCGTGAGCTGGCACCCTTTAGCAATCGCTGCATCCTGGTCATCGAGGACGAGCCGAATTTTGCCCGCATCCTGTTCGACCTGGCCCATGAGCTGGGCTACAGCTGCCTGGCCGCCCAGGGCGCCGACGAAGGCTTCCAGCTCGCCGCACAGTACTTGCCGGACGCGATCCTGCTGGACATGCGCCTGCCCGATCACTCCGGGCTTACCGTGCTGCAGCGTCTGAAGGAACAAGCCAGCACCCGCCACATCCCGGTGCACATCATTTCGGTCGAAGACCGCATCGAAGCGGCCATGCACATGGGCGCAGTCGGCTATGCGGTCAAGCCCACCAGCCGCGAGCAGCTCAAGGAAGTCTTCGCCCGCCTGGAAGCCAAGCTGACGCAGAAACTCAAGCACATCCTGCTGGTCGAAGACGACGACCTGCAACGCGAGAGCATTGCCCGCCTGATCGGCGACGACGATATCGAGATCACCGCCGTGGCCATGGCCCAGGACGCCCTGGAGTTGCTGCGCGAGAACATCTATGACTGCATGATCATCGACCTGAAGCTGCCAGACATGCTCGGCAACGAGCTGCTCAAGCGCATGACCGCCGAGGATATCCGCAGCTTCCCGCCAGTGATCGTCTACACCGGGCGCAACCTCACCCGGGAAGAAGAGACCGACCTGCTCAAGTACTCGCGCTCGATCATCATCAAAGGCGCACGCTCGCCTGAGCGTCTGCTCGATGAGGTCACGCTGTTCTTGCACAAGGTCGAATCGCAGTTGTCCAACGAGCGCCAGCGCATGCTCAAGACCGCGCGCAGCCGCGACAAGGTGTTCGAGGGGCGCAAGATCCTCCTGGTCGATGACGATGTACGGAATATCTTCGCCCTGACCAGCGCCCTGGAGCACAAGGGCGCCATCGTCGAGATTGGCCGCAACGGGCGCGAAGCGCTCGAGCAATTGGACAAGCACGACGACATCGACCTGGTGCTGATGGATGTGATGATGCCGGAGATGGACGGCTACGAGGCGACCCGGCTGATCCGCCAGCAACCGCGCTGGCGCAAACTGCCGATCATCGCCGTAACCGCCAAGGCGATGAAGGACGACCAGCAGCGCTGCCTGCAAGCAGGCGCCAATGACTACCTGGCCAAACCGATCGATCTGGACCGACTGTTCTCCCTGATCCGCGTCTGGCTGCCGCAACTGGAGCGAATTTGA
- a CDS encoding CheR family methyltransferase encodes MTSERNTDIEIRLLIEAIYLKYSYDFRNYSGASIKRRILHALRQFDCRTVSALQERVLHDPGMFMQLLQFLTIPVSEMFRDPGHFLALREEVVPLLRTWPSIKIWIAGCSTGEEVYSMAILLREEGLLERTILYATDINPHSLEKAKQGIYSMQSMHGYEENYRKAGGRRDFNEYYTAAYGNAIMDSSLRDNVTFADHSLATDSVFSETQLVSCRNVLIYFNKDLQDRALGLFHESLCHRGFLLLGSKESVDFSAYSDRFEALVKPERIFRKS; translated from the coding sequence TTGACTAGCGAGCGCAACACCGATATCGAGATCCGGCTGCTGATCGAGGCGATCTACCTCAAGTACAGCTACGATTTTCGCAATTACTCCGGCGCTTCGATCAAGCGTCGGATCCTTCACGCCCTGCGCCAGTTCGACTGTCGCACGGTGTCGGCGCTGCAAGAGCGGGTGCTGCACGACCCCGGCATGTTCATGCAGTTGCTGCAGTTCCTCACCATTCCGGTCAGCGAGATGTTTCGCGATCCCGGCCATTTCCTTGCCTTGCGTGAGGAAGTGGTGCCGCTGCTGCGCACCTGGCCCTCGATCAAGATCTGGATCGCCGGCTGCAGCACGGGCGAGGAGGTCTACTCCATGGCCATCCTGCTGCGCGAGGAAGGGCTGCTGGAGCGCACCATCCTCTATGCCACCGACATCAATCCGCACTCGCTGGAAAAAGCCAAGCAGGGCATCTACTCGATGCAGAGCATGCACGGTTACGAAGAAAACTACCGCAAGGCGGGCGGGCGGCGCGACTTCAATGAGTACTACACCGCCGCCTACGGCAACGCCATCATGGACAGCAGCCTGCGCGACAACGTCACCTTCGCTGACCACAGCCTGGCCACCGACAGCGTGTTTTCCGAAACCCAGCTGGTGTCGTGCCGCAATGTGCTGATCTATTTCAACAAGGACCTGCAGGATCGCGCCTTGGGCCTGTTTCACGAATCGTTGTGCCACCGCGGCTTTTTGCTGCTCGGCAGCAAAGAGTCGGTAGACTTCTCCGCCTACAGCGACCGTTTCGAAGCGTTGGTCAAGCCTGAACGGATTTTTCGCAAATCATGA
- a CDS encoding chemotaxis protein CheB: MNGVDAVVIGASAGGVAALFKVLGGLPQGFAIPVLCVLHLPDDRHSQLAEVLQRKIGRPVREALDKATIEPGLIYVAGPGYHLSVEGDLSLSLSQEAPVHFSRPAIDFLFTSAADAYRAGLLGVLLTGANEDGAQGLAYIKQCGGRTVVQDPEDAQVALMPEAALALHSPDHILSLSGIGQLLATLEARAC; encoded by the coding sequence ATGAACGGCGTCGATGCGGTAGTCATCGGCGCCTCGGCCGGCGGTGTCGCTGCGCTGTTCAAAGTGCTCGGCGGATTGCCACAGGGCTTTGCCATCCCGGTGCTGTGCGTGCTGCACCTGCCCGACGATCGCCACAGCCAGTTGGCCGAAGTGCTGCAGCGCAAGATTGGCCGCCCGGTGCGTGAGGCGCTGGACAAGGCGACGATCGAGCCGGGGCTTATCTATGTCGCAGGGCCCGGTTATCACCTGTCGGTGGAGGGTGATTTGAGCCTGTCGCTGAGCCAGGAGGCGCCGGTGCATTTCTCCCGCCCGGCGATCGATTTTCTGTTCACCTCCGCGGCTGATGCTTATCGCGCGGGGTTGCTTGGCGTGCTCCTGACCGGTGCCAACGAAGACGGCGCCCAGGGCCTTGCCTATATCAAACAATGCGGAGGCCGGACGGTGGTCCAGGACCCTGAAGATGCACAGGTCGCGCTGATGCCGGAGGCTGCGCTGGCCCTGCACAGCCCAGACCATATACTTTCTCTGAGCGGTATCGGGCAGTTGCTCGCCACCCTGGAAGCTCGCGCATGCTAA
- a CDS encoding hybrid sensor histidine kinase/response regulator, with amino-acid sequence MLSQIIAKLLIVDDLPENLLALDALIHGEDREVHQAQSAEQALSLLLEHEFALAILDVQMPGMNGFELAELMRGTEKTKNIPIVFVSAAGREMNYAFKGYESGAVDFLHKPLDTLAVKSKVSVFVDLYRQRKVLDRQLQALERSRQEQELLLSQLQVARGELEHAVRMRDDFMSIVSHEVRTPLNGLILEAQLRKMHLARGNLAAFSEDKLQAMVERDERQINSLIRLVEDMLDVSRIRTGKLSLRPKPFDLAQLVRGLLENFVAQASALDTRIELEQCQALAGEWDEFRIEQVLANLLSNALRYGQRRPVKVRVFAQDGMAWVQVQDQGIGISAANQQRIFQQFERVAAQQASGGLGLGLYISEQIVQAHGGRIQVDSEEGKGSTFSVLLPLPALSQQTDQAQATSA; translated from the coding sequence ATGCTAAGCCAAATCATCGCCAAACTGCTGATCGTCGACGACCTGCCGGAAAACCTGCTGGCCCTCGACGCCCTGATCCACGGCGAGGATCGTGAGGTGCATCAGGCGCAATCGGCCGAGCAGGCCTTGTCGCTGCTGCTCGAACATGAGTTCGCCCTGGCCATTCTCGATGTGCAGATGCCGGGCATGAATGGCTTCGAGCTGGCCGAACTGATGCGTGGCACGGAAAAGACCAAGAACATCCCCATCGTCTTCGTCAGCGCCGCCGGGCGCGAAATGAACTACGCCTTCAAAGGCTACGAAAGCGGCGCAGTGGACTTTTTGCACAAGCCGCTCGATACCCTGGCGGTGAAGAGCAAGGTCTCGGTGTTCGTCGACCTGTATCGCCAGCGCAAAGTCCTCGATCGCCAATTACAGGCGTTGGAGCGCAGCCGCCAGGAGCAAGAGCTGCTGCTCAGCCAACTGCAGGTGGCCCGCGGCGAGCTGGAGCACGCGGTGCGTATGCGCGATGACTTCATGTCGATCGTCTCGCACGAAGTGCGCACCCCGCTCAACGGCCTGATCCTTGAAGCCCAGCTGCGCAAGATGCACCTGGCACGGGGTAATCTGGCCGCGTTCAGCGAGGACAAGCTGCAGGCCATGGTCGAGCGCGACGAGCGGCAGATCAACAGCCTGATCCGCCTGGTCGAAGACATGCTCGACGTCTCGCGCATCCGCACCGGCAAGTTGTCGCTGCGGCCCAAACCGTTCGATCTCGCCCAGCTGGTGCGCGGCCTGCTGGAGAATTTCGTCGCCCAGGCTAGCGCGCTGGACACGCGCATCGAGCTGGAACAGTGCCAGGCCCTGGCCGGCGAGTGGGATGAATTTCGGATTGAACAAGTGCTGGCCAACCTGTTGTCCAATGCCTTGCGCTACGGGCAACGACGACCGGTCAAGGTGCGGGTGTTCGCCCAGGACGGCATGGCCTGGGTGCAAGTCCAGGACCAGGGCATTGGCATCAGCGCCGCCAACCAGCAGCGGATATTCCAGCAGTTCGAGCGGGTGGCGGCCCAGCAGGCCAGCGGTGGCCTGGGCCTGGGGCTGTATATTTCCGAGCAGATCGTCCAGGCCCATGGCGGGCGCATTCAGGTCGACAGTGAGGAGGGCAAGGGCTCGACATTCAGCGTGCTGTTGCCGCTACCGGCGCTGTCGCAACAAACCGACCAGGCGCAGGCAACCTCTGCGTAA
- a CDS encoding response regulator, with translation MSEDAQDVVLVVEDEPAIRMILRDYLSGEGYHVLVAEDGQQAFDILARKPHLDLIVTDFRLPGGISGVQIAEPAVKLRPDLKVIFISGYPAEILESGSPIARKAPILAKPFDLDTLHEQIQMLLR, from the coding sequence ATGAGCGAAGATGCACAAGACGTGGTACTGGTGGTCGAGGATGAACCGGCGATTCGGATGATCCTGCGTGATTACCTGTCCGGTGAGGGCTACCACGTGCTGGTGGCCGAGGATGGCCAGCAGGCGTTTGACATTCTGGCGAGAAAACCGCACCTGGATCTGATCGTCACCGACTTTCGCTTGCCGGGCGGCATTTCTGGGGTGCAGATCGCTGAGCCTGCAGTGAAGCTGCGACCGGATCTGAAGGTGATCTTCATCAGCGGTTATCCGGCGGAGATCCTCGAATCCGGCAGCCCGATCGCGCGCAAGGCACCGATTCTGGCCAAGCCGTTTGATCTGGATACCCTGCACGAGCAGATCCAGATGCTGCTGCGCTGA
- a CDS encoding class II aldolase/adducin family protein: protein MRSLSIVTDATRSVRQRVSSQEWEVRVKLAAAYRLAALFRWTDHIYTHFSARVPGPDEHFLINAFGLLFDEITASNLVKVDVDGSIIDDPLGLGINQAGYVIHSAIHRARPDLKAVLHTHTRDGAAVSAQRHGLLPISQHGLAYYSRVVYHDYEGVALDLDEQQRLVANLGQSNILILRNHGLLTGGISVEHAFRELHGLERACNIQVAAQAGGNAELLHASAAAIAKVHEQSKRFSDGLGEGIQRHWDALIRQLDREGRDYQQ from the coding sequence ATGCGTTCATTGTCTATCGTCACCGATGCCACCCGCTCGGTGCGCCAGCGAGTCAGCAGCCAGGAGTGGGAGGTGCGGGTCAAGCTGGCCGCCGCCTATCGCCTGGCGGCGCTGTTTCGCTGGACCGACCATATCTACACGCACTTCTCGGCCCGCGTGCCAGGCCCGGACGAGCACTTCTTGATCAACGCCTTCGGCCTGCTGTTCGACGAGATCACCGCCTCCAACCTGGTCAAGGTCGACGTCGATGGCAGCATCATCGATGATCCGCTGGGGCTGGGCATCAACCAGGCCGGCTATGTCATTCACAGTGCTATCCACCGCGCTCGCCCGGATCTGAAAGCCGTGCTGCACACCCATACCCGCGATGGTGCGGCGGTGTCGGCACAGCGCCACGGCTTGCTGCCGATTTCCCAGCATGGCTTGGCCTATTACAGCCGCGTGGTCTATCACGACTACGAAGGCGTGGCGCTGGATCTGGACGAGCAGCAACGCTTGGTGGCCAATCTGGGTCAGAGCAACATTCTCATCCTGCGCAATCATGGCCTGCTGACCGGCGGCATCAGCGTCGAGCACGCGTTCCGTGAACTGCACGGGCTGGAACGTGCCTGCAACATCCAGGTGGCGGCGCAGGCGGGCGGCAATGCCGAGTTGCTGCACGCCTCAGCGGCGGCGATTGCCAAGGTGCACGAGCAGTCCAAACGCTTTTCCGATGGGCTTGGAGAAGGCATTCAGCGCCATTGGGATGCACTGATCCGTCAGCTCGATCGCGAAGGGCGCGATTACCAGCAGTGA
- a CDS encoding acyl-CoA dehydrogenase family protein yields MSHPPSDRALAELTQALAANAERYDRSGQFPHDNFTLLHQYRLLGLTVPSALGGGGADLATARRVIAAVGKGDPATALILAMQYLQHVRLQEHGRWPEHLRLRVARDAVDNGALINAFRVEPELGTPTRGGLPATVARRTAEGWRVSGRKIYSTGSHGLTWYLVWARSDDSDPLIGGFLVHKDSPGIRIIDEWDHLGMRATCSHEVRFDDVLIPLDHAVNVSPASAPRPELDGEGQLWMSVLLPALYDGVAQAARDWLVQFLQSRTPSNLGAPLASLARFQEVLGRIDTLLFANRTLLDSAAAGQVDARHAGQIKHLVSSNAISAVELAIEAAGNPGLSRRNPLERHYRDVLCSRIHTPQDDVVLGQVGRAALAQASA; encoded by the coding sequence GACCGCAGTGGTCAGTTCCCCCACGACAATTTCACCCTGCTGCACCAATACCGCCTGCTCGGGCTGACCGTACCCAGCGCCCTGGGCGGCGGCGGTGCAGACTTGGCTACCGCGCGGCGGGTGATTGCCGCCGTCGGCAAGGGCGACCCGGCCACTGCGCTGATCCTGGCGATGCAGTATCTGCAACACGTGCGCTTGCAAGAGCACGGCCGCTGGCCCGAGCACCTGCGCCTGCGGGTGGCTCGCGATGCCGTGGACAACGGCGCGCTGATCAACGCCTTTCGGGTCGAGCCAGAACTGGGCACGCCGACGCGCGGTGGCCTGCCTGCGACCGTGGCGCGACGCACCGCTGAAGGCTGGCGAGTGTCTGGGCGCAAGATCTACTCCACCGGCAGCCACGGCCTGACCTGGTACCTGGTGTGGGCACGCAGTGACGACAGCGATCCTCTGATCGGCGGCTTCCTGGTGCACAAGGACAGCCCCGGCATCCGCATCATCGATGAGTGGGATCACTTGGGCATGCGCGCCACCTGCAGCCATGAAGTGCGCTTCGACGATGTACTGATCCCACTTGATCATGCGGTCAACGTCAGCCCGGCCAGCGCGCCACGCCCGGAGCTCGATGGCGAAGGCCAGCTGTGGATGTCGGTGCTGCTGCCAGCGCTGTACGATGGCGTGGCCCAGGCCGCACGCGACTGGCTGGTGCAGTTCCTGCAATCGCGCACACCCAGCAACCTCGGCGCGCCGCTGGCGAGCCTTGCGCGGTTCCAGGAAGTGCTCGGGCGTATCGACACGCTGCTGTTCGCCAACCGCACCCTGCTCGACTCTGCGGCCGCCGGGCAGGTCGATGCGCGGCATGCCGGGCAGATCAAGCACCTGGTCAGCAGCAACGCCATCAGCGCGGTCGAACTGGCCATCGAAGCCGCTGGCAATCCCGGGCTGTCGCGGCGTAACCCGCTGGAGCGGCATTATCGCGACGTGCTGTGCAGCCGCATCCACACCCCACAAGACGACGTAGTCCTCGGCCAGGTTGGTCGTGCAGCGCTGGCGCAGGCCAGTGCATAA